The genomic interval CCCACCAAGCTTTGCGCCGTTCCCGAGAGGCCGGCGTCGCGCCAGAATGGGCGGTCATAGAGTGCGAAGAACTTGGCATGCGGCGCCATCCAGGTCGGGGTCTGCCGCCATCGCTCGGCTGTCGCGTAATCGAGCGATGGCGAAAACAAAACCTTTGCCTCGATGAGACGCGGCGGCAGTGCGAACAGGACATGCGACGCCCGCTCTTTATGGGACGACCCGCTCGCATCGACGTACTGCACAACGACGCCTTCGCCGTCGAGCGAGACATGCGTGACGCGGGCATTCAGTTGAATGCTTTGTGCGGGCAGGGTTTCGGCAAGCGTCGATATGACCGCTCCCATGCCCCCGACGAGCCGCATGCCCTGCGGTTCCTGCCGCATTCCGCGATAGCGCTGAGGAGCTTCGCGGGACATCCGCTGAAAGATCACGTCGCCGTCGCTGTTCTGCTCGAAATAGTTCAGCCCGAGATGGTGGACGAAGTCCACCATCTCGGGCTGCATGTCAGGCCAGAACCACGACGGGCCAAGATCGAAGCCGTCGCCTGATGGTTCACCGCTGCAGTCGACGGAGAGAATGCGTCCGCCCAGGCGCTCACGGGCCTCAAGAAGCTGAAAGCCGAGGCCGGCTTGATGGAGGAACCGGGCCGCGCTCAGGCCTGCAAGTCCGCCTCCAACGATCAGAATGGATTGTGACAAGGGACAGCTCCTCGTGAAGAGTGAGGGCCGGTGTCCGGGCCCTCCAGTACAACCGGGCTGGGCTTAGTCTAGGCCACAGCGTAGATGCGGACTTCCGCGGCGGCAGCCAGAAGCGGCTTCAGACCTCGACGACATCGTCGTTAAACAGCGCGCTTTCCAGATAGGCCTTTGCGTCTCCGACGCTGTTGGATCCGTGAAGCACCTGAACGAGTGGGTGACCGGTCGCGAACTTCGCGACGTCGAGATTCCGCACTCGCTCGACCCGGGGGTCCGGTGGCAACCTTGCTGCTCGC from Sinorhizobium terangae carries:
- a CDS encoding flavin monoamine oxidase family protein: MSQSILIVGGGLAGLSAARFLHQAGLGFQLLEARERLGGRILSVDCSGEPSGDGFDLGPSWFWPDMQPEMVDFVHHLGLNYFEQNSDGDVIFQRMSREAPQRYRGMRQEPQGMRLVGGMGAVISTLAETLPAQSIQLNARVTHVSLDGEGVVVQYVDASGSSHKERASHVLFALPPRLIEAKVLFSPSLDYATAERWRQTPTWMAPHAKFFALYDRPFWRDAGLSGTAQSLVGPLAEIHDATTASGRAALFGFVGVPAGERASVGRDAIVTASIQQLAHMFGPEATSPRATLFKDWTDDPLTATADDRQAGGHPTPDRRPWVNGKWRDYISLAGSETSISEPGYLAGAVEAATRITNELVGRLSKVETHTFTAFTEASQTVGN